One Acidaminococcales bacterium DNA window includes the following coding sequences:
- the prmC gene encoding peptide chain release factor N(5)-glutamine methyltransferase, producing MKGKSQARKINELIDLTKRYFIGRSVENPRLDAEMLLCHILGKDRVYLYVHFDQPLEEAEIDAYRELVRRRAGGEPIAYITGRKSFMGMEFAVSPDVLIPRPETEFLAEAAIKYCRGKKARFLDAGTGSGALAISVLRSCPDARAVALDISLAALGLAKKNAEKFSLAGRIEFINSDIGDFFDCADAEKFDLIISNPPYVPSGEIAALSREVRKEPLLALDGGRDGLRFYRLILGRGKRLLAAGGSIFLEIGSTQAAAVSDMAREAGFARCAVIKDYAGLDRTALVSEGGF from the coding sequence ATGAAAGGCAAAAGCCAGGCGCGAAAAATCAATGAGCTCATTGACCTGACAAAGCGGTATTTCATTGGCCGGTCCGTGGAAAACCCGCGACTGGACGCGGAAATGCTGCTTTGCCACATTCTCGGGAAAGACAGGGTATATCTTTACGTTCATTTTGACCAGCCGCTGGAAGAGGCGGAAATAGACGCTTACCGGGAACTTGTCAGGCGCAGGGCGGGCGGGGAGCCAATAGCCTATATAACGGGGCGGAAGAGTTTCATGGGCATGGAGTTTGCCGTCAGCCCGGATGTTTTGATTCCGCGCCCGGAAACGGAGTTTTTGGCGGAAGCGGCGATAAAATACTGCCGAGGGAAAAAGGCGCGGTTTTTGGATGCCGGCACAGGCAGCGGGGCATTGGCCATAAGCGTATTGCGAAGCTGCCCGGACGCGCGCGCCGTGGCGCTTGACATATCCTTGGCCGCTTTGGGGCTGGCCAAAAAAAACGCGGAAAAGTTTTCCCTGGCCGGGCGGATAGAATTTATAAATTCTGACATCGGCGACTTTTTTGATTGCGCGGACGCGGAAAAATTCGACCTGATAATTTCCAACCCGCCTTACGTCCCGAGCGGCGAAATCGCCGCGCTGTCGCGTGAGGTGCGGAAAGAGCCGCTTTTGGCTTTGGACGGTGGAAGGGACGGGCTGCGTTTTTACCGGCTGATCCTGGGGCGGGGCAAAAGGCTGCTGGCGGCAGGCGGAAGTATTTTTTTGGAGATTGGCTCCACGCAGGCCGCCGCCGTGTCGGACATGGCGCGAGAGGCCGGGTTTGCGCGCTGCGCGGTGATTAAGGATTACGCCGGGCTTGACCGGACGGCGCTTGTTTCGGAAGGCGGATTTTAA
- the prfA gene encoding peptide chain release factor 1 produces MLSKLQAIEDHYLDLENKISDPDVIARQGEWQKYTRERARLTDLVEKFREYKKILADLSDAQTLLREETDTEMLSLAQNEFDAAKKKIGAAEQELKMLLLPKDENDEKNAILEIRGGAGGDEAALFAGDLIRMYSRYAESEGWRVEFMDANPTGLGGFKEVIVMIHGDGAYGRLKYESGVHRVQRVPETESGGRIHTSTVTVAVLPEAEDVEVEINPVDLRIDTYCASGAGGQYVNKTESAVRITHLPTGIVVQCQDEKSQLQNREKCMRVLRAKLLEAAREGQRAAVAESRKNQVGTGDRSERIRTYNFPQGRVTDHRIGLNLHKLEEVLNGGLKELTDGLAAAVQGERLKQAR; encoded by the coding sequence ATGTTGAGCAAACTGCAGGCGATTGAAGATCATTATCTTGATCTGGAAAACAAAATAAGCGACCCGGACGTTATCGCGCGCCAGGGCGAATGGCAAAAATATACCCGGGAACGCGCGCGTCTTACGGATTTGGTGGAAAAATTCCGCGAATACAAAAAAATATTGGCCGACCTTTCGGACGCGCAAACCCTGCTGCGAGAAGAAACCGACACGGAAATGCTGTCTCTGGCGCAAAACGAGTTTGACGCGGCCAAAAAAAAGATCGGCGCGGCGGAACAAGAACTGAAAATGTTGCTTTTGCCCAAAGACGAAAATGACGAAAAAAACGCGATCCTTGAAATTCGCGGCGGCGCGGGCGGCGACGAAGCGGCGCTTTTTGCGGGCGATCTTATCCGCATGTACAGCCGTTACGCGGAAAGCGAAGGCTGGCGCGTCGAATTTATGGATGCCAACCCCACAGGACTGGGCGGCTTTAAAGAAGTCATTGTAATGATTCACGGGGACGGGGCGTATGGCCGGCTGAAATACGAAAGCGGCGTGCACCGCGTGCAGAGGGTGCCGGAAACTGAATCCGGCGGCCGGATACATACCTCGACCGTAACTGTGGCGGTTTTGCCGGAAGCCGAAGACGTTGAGGTGGAAATAAACCCCGTTGATTTGCGGATAGACACTTATTGCGCCAGCGGCGCCGGCGGCCAGTATGTCAACAAGACCGAATCGGCGGTACGGATTACGCACTTGCCGACGGGAATAGTTGTGCAGTGCCAGGATGAAAAATCCCAACTGCAGAACCGGGAAAAATGTATGCGCGTATTAAGGGCCAAACTTTTGGAAGCGGCGCGGGAAGGCCAGCGCGCGGCGGTGGCGGAGAGCCGTAAAAATCAGGTTGGGACGGGCGATCGCAGCGAAAGGATAAGGACTTACAATTTCCCGCAAGGCCGGGTAACCGACCATCGAATCGGCCTGAACCTACATAAATTGGAAGAGGTTTTGAACGGCGGCCTGAAAGAACTGACAGACGGGCTGGCCGCCGCCGTTCAGGGCGAACGCCTGAAACAGGCGCGGTGA